A stretch of the Candidatus Bandiella numerosa genome encodes the following:
- the gatB gene encoding Asp-tRNA(Asn)/Glu-tRNA(Gln) amidotransferase subunit GatB, giving the protein MIIQGIKCEWELVIGLEIHAQLSSNSKLFSSASTGFGEENNEQVSFIDSAMPGMLPVTNEKCVELAVRAGLALDAKINEFSMFDRKNYFYPDSPQGYQISQFFYPIVSDGSIEITTKEGKQKTIIINRIHIEQDAGKSIHDQSPTETFIDLNRVGVPLIEIVTNPDFQDPDEVEQFMKKLRNILRYIDVCDGDLEKGSMRCDANVSVMKKGANELGTRVEIKNLNSFKNIGKAIMYEANRQVELLEDEQKIVQETRLFDVNLGQTKSMRKKEEANDYRYFPDPDLLPLKISSEYINNIRNNLPELPEDKKKRYIKEYGITEYDSEVLTADKNVAEFFEKIAKKIEPKLAANWICAELFGRLNKVGMEFSNLSISSEDFTSLLELIASNKISGKIAKEVLDKMFDTNEAPEKIVEKYNLSQISNIGEIEKYIDDIISANPEKVEEYRSGKDKLFGFFVGEIMKVSKGKANPQSVNEILIKKLQSN; this is encoded by the coding sequence ATGATTATTCAAGGAATTAAATGTGAATGGGAGCTCGTTATAGGCTTAGAAATTCATGCACAATTGAGTTCAAACAGTAAATTATTCTCTAGTGCTTCAACTGGTTTTGGTGAGGAGAATAACGAGCAAGTATCATTTATTGACTCAGCAATGCCAGGTATGTTGCCAGTAACAAATGAAAAGTGTGTAGAGTTGGCTGTAAGAGCAGGTCTTGCACTTGATGCTAAGATCAATGAGTTCTCTATGTTCGATAGGAAAAATTATTTTTACCCTGATTCTCCTCAAGGCTACCAAATTTCTCAGTTTTTTTACCCAATAGTATCCGATGGTAGTATTGAAATTACGACAAAAGAAGGGAAGCAAAAAACAATTATTATAAATCGTATTCACATTGAGCAAGATGCCGGAAAAAGCATTCATGACCAAAGTCCTACTGAAACTTTTATTGACTTAAATAGAGTGGGAGTTCCCTTAATTGAAATAGTCACAAATCCAGATTTTCAAGACCCTGATGAAGTTGAGCAATTCATGAAAAAATTGCGAAATATATTAAGGTATATTGATGTCTGTGACGGAGATTTAGAAAAAGGTTCAATGCGATGTGATGCCAATGTTTCAGTTATGAAAAAAGGAGCCAATGAGCTAGGAACAAGGGTTGAAATAAAAAATCTGAACTCCTTCAAAAACATTGGCAAGGCTATAATGTATGAGGCAAATAGACAGGTAGAATTACTGGAAGATGAACAAAAAATTGTTCAGGAAACTAGATTATTTGATGTTAATTTGGGTCAAACAAAGTCTATGAGAAAAAAGGAAGAGGCTAATGATTATAGGTATTTTCCTGATCCAGATTTATTACCACTGAAAATTTCTTCAGAGTATATCAATAATATTAGAAATAACCTTCCTGAATTACCAGAAGATAAGAAGAAGAGGTATATCAAAGAATATGGTATCACTGAATATGATTCTGAAGTATTAACTGCGGACAAAAACGTTGCAGAATTTTTTGAAAAAATTGCTAAAAAAATTGAACCTAAGCTTGCTGCAAATTGGATTTGTGCTGAGCTTTTTGGTAGATTAAATAAAGTAGGTATGGAGTTTAGTAATTTATCCATTAGTTCTGAAGATTTCACTTCTTTGCTGGAGCTAATTGCTTCTAATAAAATTTCAGGCAAGATAGCAAAAGAAGTGCTTGATAAAATGTTTGACACTAATGAAGCGCCAGAAAAGATAGTCGAAAAATACAATCTATCTCAAATTTCTAATATTGGTGAAATTGAAAAATATATCGATGACATTATCAGTGCTAATCCTGAAAAGGTTGAGGAGTATAGGTCAGGGAAGGATAAATTATTTGGTTTTTTCGTCGGGGAAATAATGAAAGTGAGTAAAGGTAAGGCTAATCCTCAAAGCGTTAATGAAATATTAATAAAAAAGTTACAATCCAATTGA
- a CDS encoding MJ0042-type zinc finger domain-containing protein, which yields MIIQCKNCDTRFRVSESEIGNHGRMVCCSVCEYEWLHISNEENVRLGEGNEPIITQIASKNIKKYIASIIYSLIVFIALSLFLYVEREFLVDQHAFFEIFYKLFDYHNAEGLKIELSRPIKEEYGDDNFNRQVRYKIPIKIINDSDKTKFVQTVKIIGYDENNRILNMSTNLRKDIPPHSEFNVSICPDEEIGELDFIFVRIGNIHDLKNFHHNHEHKESKK from the coding sequence ATGATAATTCAATGTAAAAATTGTGATACGAGGTTTAGAGTTAGTGAATCTGAAATTGGTAATCACGGAAGAATGGTTTGTTGTTCTGTATGCGAATATGAATGGTTACATATATCTAATGAGGAAAATGTTAGGTTAGGTGAAGGCAATGAGCCAATAATTACTCAAATCGCCAGTAAAAATATTAAAAAATATATAGCTTCTATAATTTACTCACTTATTGTTTTTATTGCTTTATCTTTATTCCTATATGTTGAGAGAGAGTTTTTAGTTGATCAGCATGCTTTTTTTGAAATTTTTTATAAATTATTTGATTATCATAATGCTGAAGGTCTAAAAATAGAACTTTCTAGGCCAATTAAAGAAGAATATGGAGATGATAATTTTAACAGGCAAGTTAGGTATAAAATACCAATCAAAATCATTAATGATTCTGATAAAACAAAATTTGTGCAAACAGTAAAAATAATAGGTTATGACGAAAATAATAGAATACTAAATATGTCAACCAATCTTAGGAAGGATATTCCGCCTCATTCTGAATTTAATGTGTCAATATGTCCAGACGAAGAAATTGGGGAGTTGGATTTTATTTTTGTGAGGATAGGAAATATTCACGATTTAAAAAATTTTCACCACAATCATGAACATAAGGAATCAAAGAAATAG
- a CDS encoding alpha-ketoglutarate-dependent dioxygenase AlkB, which translates to MNQQCLFNEEINIPGLTYISNYISSAYEEKLLKLIDTQEWNLDLKRRTQHYGYKYDYTARSIGSSNYLGKMPYWIDELCYKLYSESIFIDKPDQVIINEYMPGQGIASHIDCVPCFADTICSLSLASWCVMELTNGNLKEHIYLRPASLLILKGDARYKWKHGIAARKSDNGLKRQRRISLTFRKIIL; encoded by the coding sequence ATGAATCAGCAATGTTTGTTTAATGAAGAGATTAATATTCCTGGGTTGACATATATCTCAAACTATATTTCTTCAGCGTACGAAGAGAAATTGCTAAAACTGATTGATACTCAGGAGTGGAATTTAGATCTAAAACGCAGAACGCAGCATTATGGTTACAAATATGATTATACAGCCAGATCTATAGGTTCATCGAATTATCTTGGGAAAATGCCTTATTGGATAGATGAATTATGCTATAAGCTATATTCAGAATCGATATTTATAGACAAACCAGATCAAGTTATAATCAATGAATATATGCCTGGCCAGGGTATTGCTTCCCATATAGATTGCGTACCGTGTTTTGCAGATACCATTTGTTCATTAAGTCTCGCATCGTGGTGTGTGATGGAACTGACTAATGGTAACCTCAAGGAACATATTTATCTGAGGCCTGCAAGCTTATTAATTCTTAAAGGCGATGCGAGATATAAGTGGAAACATGGAATTGCTGCAAGGAAAAGTGATAATGGGTTAAAGCGTCAAAGACGTATCTCGCTTACCTTTCGTAAAATAATTTTATAA
- a CDS encoding class I SAM-dependent methyltransferase, giving the protein MIHNEDFPCAFKILELRAKVFDLNLKLIEQGYYGQTKELGTLDHELYMLYKSITKYDVISKIKKSKTLLVGEGNLSFTISLVKKLRLLPNFITSTYEDYSELSEYAQFNAKLLKQAGIKVLHGLDATELHKHFYSNTFDTVIFQFPHSGSREGINGINANYVLVKKFIISASYILKKDGVVLITVVDSDFYNNTFRFDELAEELGISQPTKYKFNPKDYPEYEHTMTHQEEIGIDDYSKFATYEFRI; this is encoded by the coding sequence ATGATACATAATGAAGATTTTCCTTGTGCATTCAAAATACTGGAATTAAGGGCAAAAGTATTTGACCTTAATTTAAAGCTAATAGAGCAAGGTTACTATGGACAAACAAAAGAATTAGGAACTTTGGATCACGAGCTTTACATGCTTTATAAGAGCATAACTAAATATGATGTTATATCTAAAATAAAAAAAAGTAAGACACTTTTAGTAGGAGAAGGAAATTTAAGCTTTACTATTAGCTTGGTAAAGAAATTACGGTTATTACCTAACTTTATCACTTCTACATATGAAGATTATTCAGAATTGTCTGAGTATGCTCAATTTAATGCTAAGTTATTGAAACAAGCTGGAATAAAAGTTTTGCATGGATTAGATGCAACAGAATTGCACAAACATTTTTACTCCAATACTTTTGATACAGTGATTTTTCAATTCCCGCACTCCGGTAGTAGAGAAGGCATTAATGGCATCAATGCAAATTATGTTTTAGTGAAAAAATTTATAATATCTGCTTCGTATATTTTAAAAAAAGATGGAGTGGTTTTAATAACTGTTGTTGATTCTGATTTTTATAACAATACGTTTCGTTTTGATGAGTTAGCTGAAGAATTAGGAATAAGCCAGCCGACAAAATACAAGTTTAATCCCAAAGATTATCCAGAATATGAACATACAATGACTCATCAAGAAGAAATTGGGATTGATGATTATTCTAAATTTGCAACTTATGAGTTTCGAATATGA
- a CDS encoding MFS transporter, with the protein MLFNSISKKSIDLFLLGTIILMFIAMCGEADIYVPAFPEMVTYFSISEDKIQLILSLNFAGLCLASLICGPLSDALGRRKVLLIGLSAFFVSSLGCVFAQDFTSMLVWRFIQGMSASVPMVVATAVFLDKYSLDKASN; encoded by the coding sequence ATGCTTTTTAATAGCATTTCAAAAAAATCGATCGATCTTTTTCTTTTAGGCACCATTATCCTTATGTTTATTGCCATGTGTGGCGAAGCGGATATATATGTTCCAGCTTTTCCCGAAATGGTGACGTATTTTTCGATATCGGAAGATAAAATTCAACTTATTTTAAGTCTCAATTTCGCCGGCTTGTGTTTAGCTAGTTTAATTTGCGGGCCTTTATCTGATGCCTTGGGACGAAGGAAAGTATTGTTAATCGGGCTGAGCGCTTTTTTTGTGAGCAGTCTGGGGTGTGTTTTTGCTCAAGATTTTACGAGCATGTTAGTTTGGCGTTTCATTCAAGGCATGTCAGCTTCTGTGCCGATGGTGGTGGCCACTGCCGTCTTTTTGGATAAGTATTCCTTGGATAAAGCGAGTAATTAA
- a CDS encoding MFS transporter — protein MNSVISVAIAGAPILGAWLSSAFHWRLNFVIITILVFLSLVGTWLFIDKSLPKEKRTKLNLVGVLKGYGKLLTSFDFMGYTVISLLPFTGIVIYVSNLSLIFINYLEISTREFGFYQAPPMVSFLLFSALSAKVIAKKGVDYTRNLGGGDYFNGRYEFIFDGSLCSYFSSLDLFINGCFCCRWRFNRWYFRDESIRAVS, from the coding sequence ATCAATAGTGTTATTTCTGTTGCTATTGCAGGAGCCCCTATATTGGGTGCATGGCTAAGTAGTGCATTTCATTGGAGATTGAATTTTGTGATCATCACCATTTTGGTTTTTCTCTCATTAGTGGGCACTTGGCTTTTTATTGACAAATCCCTTCCAAAAGAAAAACGAACAAAATTAAATCTGGTTGGTGTTTTAAAAGGTTATGGTAAATTACTGACGAGTTTTGATTTTATGGGTTATACGGTTATTTCTTTATTGCCGTTTACGGGAATTGTAATTTATGTCTCGAATTTGTCTTTGATTTTTATTAATTATTTGGAGATTTCAACTAGAGAATTTGGTTTTTATCAAGCGCCTCCCATGGTTAGTTTTTTACTGTTTTCAGCTTTGAGTGCTAAGGTGATTGCTAAAAAAGGTGTGGATTATACTCGAAATTTAGGAGGGGGGGATTATTTTAACGGGCGGTACGAGTTTATTTTTGACGGCTCTTTATGCTCATACTTCTCCTCTTTAGATTTGTTTATCAATGGCTGTTTTTGCTGCAGGTGGCGCTTTAATCGTTGGTATTTTCGCGATGAAAGCATTAGAGCTGTTTCCTGA
- a CDS encoding aminoglycoside phosphotransferase family protein, translating into MDYCMQIFDHDKIPLDVPLVRRLIAEQFPKWADLEIKPVEFGGWDNKTFHLGEHMSVRLPSHAKYSWQVEKEQHWLPKLAAHLPLPITVPLAMGQPGAEYPLYWSICKWLEGSTASIERIKDLSQFAIALAEFLNALQQCDATDGPLAGEHNLYRGGSLAIYDAETREAIENLEDKSYAKAITEVWDLALASAWELPPVWIHGDIAVGNLLVNNGQLNAVIDFGQLGIGDPACDLAIAWALLTGKSREAFRAALKLDSATWARGRGWALWKALCRAFPGEKSSNWRIVDEVLAGGSQA; encoded by the coding sequence ATGGATTATTGTATGCAGATTTTTGATCACGATAAAATTCCTCTCGATGTACCGCTTGTGCGGCGACTTATTGCTGAACAATTTCCAAAGTGGGCTGATCTTGAGATCAAACCAGTCGAATTCGGCGGTTGGGATAATAAAACTTTTCATTTAGGCGAGCATATGAGCGTTCGGTTGCCAAGCCATGCTAAATACTCATGGCAAGTTGAAAAGGAGCAGCATTGGCTGCCTAAATTAGCAGCGCACTTACCTTTGCCAATTACTGTGCCACTGGCGATGGGCCAACCTGGAGCTGAATATCCCTTGTATTGGTCAATTTGTAAATGGCTTGAGGGAAGTACTGCATCCATTGAACGCATCAAAGATTTAAGCCAATTTGCCATAGCGTTGGCGGAATTTTTAAATGCCCTACAACAATGTGATGCGACAGATGGACCATTAGCAGGAGAGCATAATCTTTATCGTGGTGGCTCTCTTGCAATCTATGATGCAGAAACTCGAGAAGCCATAGAAAACTTGGAGGATAAAAGTTATGCTAAAGCGATCACAGAAGTATGGGATTTGGCACTTGCTTCCGCCTGGGAACTACCACCAGTTTGGATTCATGGTGATATTGCTGTAGGCAATCTCTTGGTGAACAATGGGCAGTTAAACGCTGTGATTGACTTTGGGCAACTTGGCATTGGTGATCCAGCGTGCGATTTAGCAATCGCTTGGGCCTTATTAACTGGTAAAAGCAGAGAAGCGTTTCGTGCCGCACTAAAGCTTGATAGCGCTACTTGGGCTCGCGGTCGTGGCTGGGCCTTATGGAAAGCCTTATGCAGGGCATTTCCCGGTGAAAAAAGCAGTAACTGGCGTATTGTGGATGAAGTTTTGGCGGGGGGATCACAAGCGTAA
- a CDS encoding tRNA-binding protein has translation MTTISYEEFERVDLCSGTIIKVEEFPRAKKPAYKVWADFGAEIGILQTSAQVTIHYTHKSLMGRQIVGCVNLGEKNIAGFKSQFLLVGFSDERGAICLITVDPKVQNGQKMC, from the coding sequence ATGACAACAATAAGTTATGAAGAATTTGAGCGTGTTGATTTATGCTCTGGCACGATTATTAAAGTAGAGGAATTTCCAAGAGCCAAAAAACCTGCTTATAAAGTATGGGCAGATTTTGGTGCAGAGATTGGAATTTTGCAAACATCGGCACAAGTGACGATACACTATACGCACAAATCTTTGATGGGAAGGCAAATTGTGGGTTGTGTGAATCTAGGTGAGAAAAACATAGCCGGCTTTAAGTCTCAATTTTTGCTTGTGGGATTTTCTGATGAACGTGGCGCTATTTGCTTGATAACTGTTGATCCAAAGGTTCAAAATGGACAAAAGATGTGTTGA
- the priA gene encoding primosomal protein N' produces MNSKVKVAYVILALPFNQEFSYKISEQHKPKIGSIVKVNFRKREQIGIVTNIENVDKSNLDFELKEIIAVYDLPLVNSKLLDFAKWVAKYNVTNYGNIIKMLLLNRNNVEHIIKDEDYKKFQNDAKNFSKVELSDTQNQVVNEINKAGFLDFSAHLILGATGSGKTEVYLENTQKIIDDGGQALILLPEILLATQLIKRFRNRLKNCAIAEWNSSLTPKKKAIIWRGVLDGNIDIVVGARSALFLPFKNLKLIVIDEENDNSFKQEEGIIYNARDMAIIKANIEKIPILLSTATPSAESYHNTILNKYRIHKLPNRYTGVSLPQVQIVDLKKTKRQFNEWISTALKNEIILSLKRKKLTMIFLNRRGYSPLTICNSCGEKFSCPNCQFFLVEHKKRNQMLCHYCGYMHEKIIRCNKCDSDEKLVTLGPGIEKIEEEINHLFPNANVITLTSDTVSDFKKASQIIKDIESKKYDIILGTQMLAKGLNFPDLHLVGVIDADISFAGCDLRILERTFQLLYQVAGRAGRQHDKGLVLIQTYFADNPLLHYIENWDYESFINDELKNRKDTFMPPFSRLIMIKGSCLSEHVLHSFMHHIAQKAPIDKQVEVLGPSPAPMYKIRNKFRYRIILRTSKQVNIQDYIHNWFNQFVIPTSIKLKVDIDPYNFS; encoded by the coding sequence ATGAATTCCAAAGTTAAAGTAGCTTATGTGATTTTAGCTTTGCCATTTAATCAAGAATTTTCGTATAAAATATCTGAACAACATAAACCTAAAATTGGCTCTATAGTTAAAGTAAATTTTAGAAAAAGAGAGCAAATTGGCATTGTAACAAATATAGAAAATGTTGATAAAAGCAATTTGGACTTTGAGTTAAAGGAAATTATTGCTGTATATGATTTACCTTTAGTTAATTCCAAATTATTAGATTTTGCAAAATGGGTAGCAAAATACAATGTCACTAACTACGGAAATATTATTAAAATGTTATTACTTAATAGGAATAATGTTGAGCATATTATAAAAGATGAAGATTATAAAAAATTTCAAAACGATGCAAAAAATTTTAGCAAGGTAGAACTTTCAGATACTCAAAATCAAGTAGTTAATGAGATTAACAAGGCTGGATTTTTAGACTTTTCAGCGCATTTGATTTTGGGAGCAACTGGTTCTGGTAAGACAGAAGTATATTTAGAAAATACCCAAAAAATCATTGATGATGGTGGTCAGGCTCTCATATTGCTTCCTGAAATATTGCTTGCGACTCAATTGATAAAAAGATTTAGAAATAGATTAAAAAATTGCGCTATTGCCGAATGGAACTCCTCATTAACACCGAAAAAAAAAGCTATTATATGGCGAGGAGTGCTAGATGGTAATATTGATATAGTAGTAGGCGCGAGAAGTGCTTTGTTTTTGCCATTTAAAAACCTAAAGCTTATTGTCATTGATGAAGAAAATGATAATTCTTTTAAGCAGGAAGAGGGTATAATTTATAACGCCAGAGATATGGCTATTATAAAAGCAAACATTGAAAAAATTCCCATTTTACTTTCAACTGCAACACCTTCTGCAGAGTCCTATCATAATACTATTTTAAATAAATATAGGATTCATAAATTACCTAATCGTTACACAGGAGTATCTTTACCTCAAGTACAAATAGTGGATTTGAAAAAAACAAAAAGACAGTTTAATGAATGGATTTCAACTGCGCTAAAAAATGAGATAATTCTTAGTCTAAAAAGAAAAAAACTAACAATGATTTTTTTAAATAGGCGCGGTTATTCTCCACTTACTATATGCAATAGTTGTGGAGAGAAATTTTCCTGCCCCAATTGTCAATTTTTTTTGGTGGAGCATAAAAAGAGAAATCAAATGCTATGCCATTATTGTGGATATATGCACGAAAAAATAATTAGGTGTAATAAATGTGATTCGGATGAAAAGTTAGTCACTTTAGGCCCTGGTATAGAAAAAATTGAGGAAGAAATTAACCATTTATTTCCTAACGCTAATGTAATAACCCTTACAAGTGATACAGTATCAGATTTTAAAAAAGCATCTCAAATAATCAAGGATATTGAAAGTAAGAAGTATGATATAATTTTAGGAACACAGATGCTAGCCAAGGGGCTGAATTTCCCTGATTTACATTTAGTTGGAGTTATCGACGCAGATATATCATTTGCTGGATGTGATTTGAGAATTTTAGAACGAACTTTTCAACTCTTATATCAGGTGGCTGGAAGAGCTGGGAGACAACACGATAAAGGTTTAGTATTAATTCAGACATATTTTGCTGACAATCCTTTGTTACATTACATTGAAAATTGGGACTATGAATCTTTTATTAATGATGAGCTAAAAAATAGAAAAGATACGTTCATGCCACCTTTTTCTAGGCTTATTATGATTAAGGGAAGTTGTTTAAGTGAACATGTGCTCCACTCTTTTATGCATCATATAGCGCAAAAAGCTCCTATTGATAAGCAAGTTGAAGTATTGGGGCCATCACCCGCTCCAATGTATAAGATTAGAAATAAATTTCGTTATAGAATTATTTTAAGAACTTCTAAACAAGTTAATATTCAAGATTATATACATAATTGGTTTAATCAATTTGTTATACCTACATCAATTAAACTAAAAGTCGATATTGACCCATATAATTTTTCGTAA
- the htpG gene encoding molecular chaperone HtpG, which translates to MVESKKQIKKFDAEIGKVLNLMINSLYTNKEIFLRELISNASDACDKLRYQIIDKPELIENGNNELKISIQLDKDNKFIIISDNGIGMNKEDLINNLGIIASSGTQKFIEQFGDSKKNNLNLIGQFGVGFYSAFMVSESITVLTSKAGEKEVYEWHSDGKGEYSIENSSQEHKGGTKITLKIKDSELEFLEPHRIRHIIRTYSDHVAFPIELIGEDNKGEIINKASAIWTRNVSEVTQKEYEEFFNHVSHFPGKPWLTLHNKAEGVVEYTNLLFIPDTKPFDLFHPDRKTRVKLYIKRVFISEEGNDLVPPYLRFLRGVVDSEDLPLNISRETLQHNKVLHKIKSSIVKKVLGSLKVKAETDPEEYMKFWKNFSEVLKEGLCESTLEEKKQLLEICRFNSTSSKDELISLDQYLERMIKGQNEIYFLNGDNIESSRNHPQLEGFKKRGIEVLLLNDHVDNFWVNVVHQYKDKDFKSITNEKIDLNKLKNTEEEKDDDKNKSQESSKLIEFVKEILKDRVKDVVISSKLVSSPACISTMEGGMNPRMEKFLMEQNQLNVKSARIFEINPNHSIFKKINDSLSNSKDDNELNSDMIEVVYGQACLIEGDSIDNPSNFALKLNSLLERVI; encoded by the coding sequence ATGGTAGAATCAAAAAAACAAATTAAAAAATTTGATGCTGAAATTGGTAAAGTTTTGAATCTAATGATCAACTCTTTATATACAAATAAAGAGATTTTTTTGAGAGAATTAATTTCTAATGCTTCAGATGCATGTGATAAATTGAGATATCAGATTATAGATAAACCTGAGTTGATTGAAAATGGTAATAATGAATTAAAAATAAGTATCCAACTTGATAAAGATAATAAATTTATTATTATCTCCGATAATGGGATAGGTATGAATAAGGAAGATTTAATCAACAACTTAGGTATAATTGCAAGCTCTGGAACGCAAAAATTTATCGAACAATTTGGTGATAGCAAAAAAAATAATTTAAATTTAATTGGTCAATTTGGTGTTGGATTTTACTCTGCTTTTATGGTTTCTGAATCAATAACCGTACTTACATCAAAGGCAGGAGAAAAAGAGGTATATGAATGGCATTCTGACGGCAAAGGTGAATATTCTATTGAAAATTCTAGTCAAGAGCATAAAGGAGGAACCAAAATAACACTCAAAATTAAGGATTCAGAATTAGAATTTTTAGAGCCACATAGAATAAGGCATATTATTAGAACATATTCAGACCATGTAGCTTTTCCTATTGAATTAATTGGTGAGGATAATAAAGGTGAAATAATAAATAAAGCTTCTGCAATTTGGACAAGGAATGTTTCTGAAGTTACACAAAAAGAGTACGAAGAATTTTTCAATCATGTTTCGCATTTTCCTGGTAAGCCATGGTTAACTTTACATAATAAAGCGGAAGGGGTAGTGGAATACACCAATTTACTATTTATACCTGATACAAAGCCATTTGATTTATTTCATCCAGATAGAAAAACAAGGGTAAAATTATACATAAAAAGGGTATTCATCTCTGAAGAAGGGAATGATCTGGTACCTCCATATTTAAGATTTTTGAGAGGAGTGGTTGATTCAGAAGATTTGCCATTAAATATTAGTAGAGAAACCCTACAGCACAATAAAGTTTTACATAAAATTAAAAGTTCAATTGTTAAAAAAGTGTTGGGTAGTTTAAAAGTAAAAGCTGAAACTGACCCAGAAGAATACATGAAATTTTGGAAAAATTTTAGTGAAGTACTGAAAGAAGGCTTATGTGAAAGCACGTTAGAAGAAAAAAAGCAGTTATTGGAGATATGTAGATTTAACTCTACATCATCAAAAGATGAACTTATTAGCCTTGATCAGTATCTTGAAAGAATGATTAAAGGACAAAATGAAATATATTTCTTAAATGGAGATAATATTGAATCTTCAAGGAATCATCCTCAATTAGAAGGATTTAAAAAAAGAGGCATCGAAGTTTTACTTCTTAATGATCACGTTGATAATTTTTGGGTTAATGTGGTGCATCAATATAAAGATAAGGATTTTAAATCTATTACGAACGAAAAAATAGATTTAAATAAATTGAAAAATACAGAGGAAGAAAAAGATGATGATAAAAATAAATCACAGGAGAGCTCCAAGTTAATTGAGTTTGTTAAGGAAATATTAAAAGATAGAGTTAAAGATGTAGTTATCTCGTCCAAACTTGTAAGTAGCCCAGCGTGCATTTCAACAATGGAAGGTGGTATGAATCCAAGAATGGAAAAATTTCTTATGGAGCAAAATCAGCTTAATGTAAAATCGGCAAGAATATTTGAAATTAACCCGAATCATTCTATTTTTAAAAAAATCAATGATTCTTTATCAAATAGTAAAGACGATAATGAATTGAATAGCGACATGATTGAGGTTGTTTATGGTCAAGCATGTTTAATAGAAGGTGATTCAATAGACAATCCTAGCAATTTTGCACTTAAACTTAACTCGCTTCTTGAAAGAGTGATCTAA